The genomic DNA TCTTTTCTTTTGCCACTTCTTTGACTTTCTCACGTGCATACCCCGTAAACTTCTTAGGATCAACAAAATCATCTTCCAGATTGAAGTATTCTTTCACAGCTTCTGTAAACATGATACGAAGTTCCGTAGCATAGTTTATTTTAGAAATTCCTTTTTCAATACATTGACGAACATCTTGTTCCGAAAGCCCCGAAGCTCCGTGCAAGACAAGCGGTACGTCCACAGTTCGTTTCAATTCAGCCAGCAGGTTCAGATCCAGATTCGGTTCTCCTTTATAAACACCATGCGCCGTCCCTATGGCAACCGCTAAAGAACTCACACCCGTTCGCTCGACAAACGCTTTTGCCTCAAGCGGTTTCGTATAGCCACTCGCGCCAAAATCCGTATCCCCCGGTTTACCACCTACATTGCCCAGTTCCGCTTCAATAGACACACCGATTGGTTTACAGACTTCTACAACCGCTGCTGTCTTTGCAACATTTTC from Sporosarcina sp. FSL K6-1522 includes the following:
- a CDS encoding class II fructose-bisphosphate aldolase; this translates as MALVTGDRILQHAKQNGYAVCAFNVENMEMVQAVIEAAEETGSPVIIQTSANTVKYAHMDYYFGMVQAALKHATIPVAVHLDHGDGTELALQAIRAGYTSVMIDASKQPFEENVAKTAAVVEVCKPIGVSIEAELGNVGGKPGDTDFGASGYTKPLEAKAFVERTGVSSLAVAIGTAHGVYKGEPNLDLNLLAELKRTVDVPLVLHGASGLSEQDVRQCIEKGISKINYATELRIMFTEAVKEYFNLEDDFVDPKKFTGYAREKVKEVAKEKMITCGSNGQAFTFH